One window of the Mycobacterium haemophilum DSM 44634 genome contains the following:
- a CDS encoding SRPBCC family protein, translating into MTNPSATATVQIDARPEVVYGLITDLPTLASLAEEAVAMEWRKGDAVRQGAVFVGRNQHGTKRWSTTCTITDAEPGRIFAFDVRHTVIPVARWQYDLVAADGGCRVTESTWDRRPGWFRKVAQLATGVTDRVAANTEHIQLTLQRLKQRAEDR; encoded by the coding sequence GTGACCAATCCATCGGCGACGGCCACCGTGCAGATCGACGCTCGTCCCGAGGTGGTGTACGGGTTGATCACCGACCTGCCGACGTTGGCGTCGCTGGCCGAGGAGGCGGTGGCGATGGAGTGGCGCAAAGGCGATGCTGTCCGTCAGGGCGCGGTGTTTGTCGGCCGCAATCAACACGGCACCAAGCGCTGGAGCACGACGTGCACCATTACCGACGCCGAACCGGGTCGCATCTTCGCGTTCGATGTGCGGCACACCGTGATTCCGGTAGCACGTTGGCAATACGACCTTGTTGCCGCCGACGGCGGCTGCCGGGTTACCGAGAGCACCTGGGACCGTCGCCCGGGCTGGTTTCGCAAGGTCGCCCAGCTGGCCACCGGCGTCACCGATCGGGTGGCCGCCAACACCGAGCACATCCAGCTCACGCTGCAGCGCCTCAAGCAACGTGCTGAGGATCGGTAG
- a CDS encoding metal-dependent hydrolase, with the protein MFTVNDEAAGPHDASLDHERLVLEARDVGFDWATLPFHYVPNEPLVTHILNVLHLLLPAGEEFFVEVFKKTLPLIKDDQLRLDVQGFIGQEAMHSQAHSGVLAHFAAQGIDLTPYTDQIKWLFEKLLGDKPRCSVRRQRSWLLEQVSFIAAIEHYTAVLGEWILDSPQLDAVGADPVMLDMLRWHGAEEVEHKAVAFDTMKHLRGGYWRQVRAQLVVTPVMMLLWIRGVRFMYSVDPYLPPGTKPRWRDYFNAARRGLVPGLWRLVRIVGDYYKPGFHPSQLGGLELAVDYLAVSPAARASH; encoded by the coding sequence ATGTTCACCGTCAATGACGAGGCAGCGGGCCCGCATGACGCGTCGTTGGATCACGAGCGTCTCGTTCTCGAGGCGCGCGACGTTGGGTTCGATTGGGCGACGCTGCCGTTTCACTATGTGCCCAACGAGCCGCTGGTCACCCATATCCTCAACGTGCTGCACCTGCTGCTGCCCGCGGGCGAGGAGTTTTTCGTCGAGGTGTTCAAGAAGACGCTGCCGCTGATAAAAGACGATCAGCTGCGGCTGGATGTGCAGGGATTCATCGGCCAGGAGGCCATGCATTCCCAGGCGCATTCCGGGGTGCTCGCCCACTTCGCCGCGCAGGGCATCGACCTGACGCCCTACACCGACCAGATCAAGTGGCTCTTTGAGAAGCTGCTGGGGGATAAGCCGCGGTGCAGCGTGCGACGACAGCGCAGCTGGTTGCTAGAGCAGGTTTCGTTCATAGCGGCAATCGAGCACTACACCGCCGTTTTGGGGGAGTGGATTTTGGACTCCCCGCAGCTGGATGCTGTCGGTGCTGACCCGGTGATGCTGGACATGCTTCGGTGGCATGGAGCCGAAGAGGTGGAGCACAAAGCGGTGGCGTTCGACACCATGAAGCATTTGCGTGGCGGGTATTGGCGGCAGGTACGTGCCCAACTGGTCGTCACGCCGGTGATGATGCTGCTGTGGATTCGCGGCGTGCGGTTCATGTACTCGGTGGATCCGTATCTGCCGCCGGGGACCAAGCCGCGCTGGCGAGATTACTTCAACGCCGCACGCCGGGGATTAGTGCCCGGGCTGTGGCGTTTGGTGCGGATCGTCGGTGACTACTACAAGCCGGGTTTTCACCCGTCACAACTAGGCGGGCTGGAGCTCGCGGTCGACTACTTAGCCGTCTCGCCGGCTGCCCGCGCCTCGCACTGA
- a CDS encoding PDR/VanB family oxidoreductase, which yields MSESIWTSRPADLYGRRDRDRLATLLWGIRMLFGGFASASRWEPSWVKPVRRMQSAVVTRRELVTPDVIALTLADPQGGLLPSWTPGGHIDVQLPSGRRRQYSLCGPPGRRTDYRIAIRRIADGGGGSIEMHDAFDMGDTVMFEGPRNAFYLGTAERDVLFVIGGIGVTPMLPMIQVAAQRGINWRAIYAGSSREYMPFLAEVVSVAPDRVTVWADDEHGRIATVDDLLAGAGPTTAVYVCGPTAMLEAVRLARDKYAGAPLHYERFSPPPVVDGIPFELELARSRRVLSVPASRSALDVMLDRDPTTAYSCQQGFCGTCKVKVLAGQVDRRGRTAEGDDEMLVCVSRAKSNRVVIDA from the coding sequence GTGTCGGAGAGCATCTGGACCAGTAGGCCAGCCGACCTGTATGGTCGGCGCGACCGTGATCGGCTTGCCACGTTGTTGTGGGGTATCCGCATGTTGTTCGGCGGATTCGCCTCGGCTTCGCGGTGGGAGCCGTCGTGGGTGAAGCCGGTGCGGCGGATGCAATCTGCGGTAGTCACCAGACGCGAACTCGTTACTCCCGACGTGATCGCACTGACGTTGGCCGACCCGCAAGGTGGTTTGCTGCCGTCCTGGACGCCCGGCGGGCATATCGATGTCCAGCTGCCGTCGGGTCGTCGGCGGCAATACTCGTTGTGCGGTCCGCCCGGGCGCCGCACGGATTACCGCATCGCGATCCGCCGGATCGCCGATGGTGGCGGCGGTTCGATCGAGATGCACGACGCATTCGATATGGGCGACACCGTGATGTTCGAAGGTCCTCGCAATGCGTTCTATCTCGGCACAGCCGAGCGCGACGTGCTGTTCGTGATCGGCGGCATCGGTGTGACGCCCATGCTGCCGATGATTCAGGTGGCTGCGCAACGCGGAATCAACTGGCGGGCAATCTATGCCGGTAGTAGCCGTGAGTACATGCCGTTCCTGGCCGAGGTGGTTTCGGTGGCGCCGGATCGGGTCACCGTGTGGGCTGACGACGAGCACGGCCGCATCGCCACGGTCGATGATCTGTTGGCTGGCGCGGGGCCGACGACGGCTGTTTACGTGTGCGGGCCGACCGCCATGCTGGAGGCGGTTCGGCTGGCTCGTGACAAATATGCCGGCGCGCCACTGCATTACGAGCGGTTCAGCCCGCCGCCGGTTGTCGATGGGATTCCCTTCGAGCTGGAGCTCGCGCGGTCGAGGCGTGTGCTCAGTGTGCCGGCCAGTCGGTCGGCGCTTGACGTCATGCTCGACCGGGACCCGACGACGGCGTACTCGTGCCAGCAAGGATTCTGCGGGACATGCAAGGTCAAAGTTCTTGCCGGACAGGTCGATCGGCGTGGCCGTACCGCCGAGGGTGATGATGAGATGCTGGTCTGCGTGTCGCGGGCGAAAAGCAACCGGGTGGTCATCGACGCCTGA
- a CDS encoding HNH endonuclease signature motif containing protein: MRLNEVPPAVAVKLDALHAAVTDLGELNFDNLEPVVRLHALQQLETARRRQIAVSHDVIFGLATEDPADVGGPVHKVVADWLRISCAEARRRLSDVEQLSPRLTLTGQQLPPDLPATAQAWRSGVLDGQHLRVIQTFVRDLPDATPADTAAHAEQFLAQQAAKLRPDQLEKVAHRCALLINPDGKFSDSDRARQRGFVWCGQRPDGMSIGKLIASPELRANIDAWLARFAAPGMCNPDDEIPCIGGEPSEDVISRDLRSPAQRQHDALNALLRGQLGDPKLGVHNGLPVTVIVSTTLQELTSGAGRAVTGGGTLVPMRDLIRMASHAYHYLAVFDEHSSRPLYLGRSRRVASPDQRVVLYAKDRGCTHPGCDVPGYWSEVHHIDEWSAGGSTDADKLTFACTPNHKQAGNGWKTRKLPNGRTEWIPPPHLDHGQARTNDYHHPERLFDTGQP, encoded by the coding sequence ATGCGTTTGAATGAGGTCCCGCCCGCGGTGGCGGTCAAGCTCGACGCACTCCACGCAGCCGTGACAGACCTTGGCGAACTGAACTTCGACAACCTCGAGCCGGTCGTCCGGCTCCACGCGTTGCAGCAGCTAGAGACGGCTCGCCGGCGGCAGATCGCGGTGAGTCACGATGTGATCTTCGGCCTGGCCACAGAGGATCCCGCCGATGTCGGCGGCCCGGTCCACAAAGTGGTCGCCGATTGGCTGCGGATCAGCTGCGCCGAGGCACGTCGTCGGCTCAGCGACGTCGAACAGCTTTCTCCGCGCTTAACACTCACCGGTCAGCAATTGCCGCCAGACCTGCCAGCTACCGCCCAGGCATGGCGGAGCGGTGTCCTCGATGGTCAACACCTGCGAGTGATTCAGACTTTCGTCCGCGATCTCCCAGACGCAACGCCGGCCGATACGGCCGCACACGCCGAGCAATTCCTTGCCCAGCAAGCCGCGAAATTGCGGCCCGACCAGTTGGAGAAGGTGGCGCATCGATGTGCACTGCTGATCAACCCGGACGGGAAATTCTCCGACTCCGACCGCGCGCGCCAGCGCGGCTTTGTCTGGTGCGGTCAGCGGCCCGATGGGATGAGCATCGGGAAGCTGATCGCCTCCCCGGAGTTGCGCGCCAATATCGACGCGTGGCTGGCGCGATTCGCCGCGCCCGGCATGTGTAACCCGGACGACGAAATTCCCTGCATCGGTGGCGAACCCTCCGAGGACGTCATCAGCAGGGACTTACGCAGCCCTGCCCAGCGGCAACATGATGCGCTCAACGCCTTGCTCCGAGGCCAGTTGGGTGATCCGAAACTCGGTGTGCACAACGGACTGCCGGTGACGGTCATCGTTTCGACCACGCTTCAAGAGCTGACTTCGGGAGCAGGGCGAGCGGTGACGGGTGGCGGGACACTGGTGCCGATGCGCGACCTGATCCGGATGGCCAGCCATGCCTACCACTACCTGGCCGTGTTCGACGAGCATTCAAGTCGTCCACTGTATCTCGGCCGATCTCGCCGAGTGGCCTCACCGGATCAGCGCGTGGTCCTCTATGCGAAGGATCGCGGTTGTACGCACCCCGGCTGTGACGTACCCGGCTACTGGTCCGAAGTTCACCACATCGATGAGTGGTCGGCCGGCGGCTCAACCGATGCCGACAAGCTCACCTTTGCCTGTACGCCCAACCACAAGCAGGCCGGGAATGGCTGGAAGACAAGGAAACTCCCAAACGGCCGCACCGAATGGATCCCGCCGCCACATCTGGACCACGGCCAAGCCAGAACGAACGACTATCACCACCCGGAACGCCTGTTCGATACCGGTCAGCCGTGA
- a CDS encoding UPF0158 family protein, which yields MGCKRRENATRSGVHRQRVHCRGGARARLTDEVLQLAGDGLLDAIAQHAPDAAGLAEQCVAALHERAWEGDEELADQLVAILNQGPTPMLRPLPVDLEQLASLMESDPVWGGGRIDLKTGDCWPQSSGYEGYEVYEDDSLDEDGGRWLDVECIGSGAGYRDMELFIATVDDPAIADRLQIAISGKGAFRRFKDVLSRWPDELHRYFLFCSERQVGRARAWLAAAGYTP from the coding sequence GTGGGATGCAAACGCCGTGAAAACGCTACGCGCAGCGGTGTTCACCGGCAACGAGTCCATTGTCGAGGTGGTGCGCGGGCTCGGCTCACCGACGAGGTCCTTCAGCTCGCCGGCGATGGCCTGCTGGACGCTATTGCCCAGCATGCGCCGGACGCGGCTGGACTCGCCGAACAATGTGTGGCTGCGCTACATGAGCGGGCCTGGGAGGGGGACGAAGAGTTGGCCGATCAACTTGTGGCAATCCTCAACCAAGGCCCGACACCCATGCTTCGTCCGTTGCCGGTCGACCTGGAGCAGCTGGCATCACTGATGGAAAGCGATCCCGTGTGGGGTGGTGGCCGGATCGACCTCAAGACCGGTGATTGTTGGCCGCAGAGCTCAGGCTATGAAGGCTATGAAGTCTATGAAGACGACAGCCTTGACGAGGATGGGGGCCGCTGGCTCGACGTGGAGTGCATCGGCTCGGGAGCGGGCTACCGGGATATGGAGCTGTTCATCGCTACGGTCGACGATCCCGCCATCGCCGATCGTCTGCAGATCGCGATAAGTGGAAAAGGGGCATTCCGTCGGTTTAAAGACGTGCTTTCGCGGTGGCCCGACGAGCTGCACCGCTACTTCCTGTTTTGCAGTGAACGCCAGGTTGGCCGTGCCCGGGCCTGGCTTGCCGCAGCAGGCTATACCCCGTGA
- the dapB gene encoding 4-hydroxy-tetrahydrodipicolinate reductase, producing MRVGVLGAKGKVGSTMVGAVQAAEDLTLSAEVDSGDPLSLLTEGNTEVVIDFTHPNVVMGNLEFLIGNGIHAVVGTTGFTAERLQQVQSWLADQPNTAVLIAPNFAIGAVLSMHFARQAAPFFDSAEIIELHHPHKADAPSGTATRTATLIAEARKGLPPNPDATSTSLPGARGADVDGIPVHSVRLAGLVAHQEVLFGTAGETLTIRHDSLDRTSFVPGVLLAVRRITERPGLTVGLEPLLNLQ from the coding sequence ATGCGGGTAGGCGTGCTGGGAGCCAAAGGCAAAGTCGGGTCGACGATGGTGGGGGCCGTGCAGGCCGCCGAGGATCTGACCCTGTCCGCGGAGGTGGACTCCGGTGATCCACTGAGCCTGCTGACCGAGGGCAACACCGAGGTCGTCATCGACTTTACCCATCCGAATGTTGTGATGGGCAATCTAGAGTTCCTTATCGGCAACGGAATTCACGCCGTGGTCGGCACCACCGGCTTCACCGCCGAGCGGCTGCAGCAGGTGCAGTCATGGCTGGCCGATCAGCCCAACACGGCAGTGCTGATCGCGCCGAACTTCGCGATAGGGGCGGTGCTCTCAATGCATTTCGCCAGACAGGCCGCGCCGTTCTTTGACTCGGCGGAGATCATCGAGCTGCATCATCCGCACAAAGCCGATGCGCCGTCGGGCACCGCGACGCGCACCGCGACGCTGATCGCCGAGGCTCGAAAAGGTTTGCCGCCCAACCCCGATGCCACCAGCACCAGCCTGCCCGGTGCCCGCGGCGCCGACGTCGACGGCATCCCGGTGCACTCGGTGCGGCTGGCTGGACTGGTCGCCCATCAGGAGGTGCTGTTCGGTACCGCGGGGGAGACGTTGACCATCCGCCACGACAGCCTGGACCGGACATCATTTGTGCCCGGCGTGCTGTTAGCGGTGCGCCGCATCACCGAACGTCCTGGCCTCACGGTGGGCCTCGAGCCCCTGCTCAACCTGCAATGA
- a CDS encoding flavodoxin family protein, whose protein sequence is MTKTLLVVHHTPSPTTRELLEAVLAGANDPEIDGVDVVSRPALAATIPDMLDADGYLFGTTANFGYMSGALKHFFDTVYYPSLGYVASRPYGLWVHGNNDTVGAAAAVGKLATGLSLTQVADVLEVVGPIDAAVRERAHELGGTLAATLME, encoded by the coding sequence ATGACTAAGACGCTGCTGGTGGTGCACCACACTCCGTCGCCCACTACCCGCGAGCTGCTGGAGGCAGTGCTTGCCGGAGCCAACGACCCCGAGATCGACGGCGTGGACGTGGTGTCCCGACCGGCGCTGGCCGCGACAATCCCGGACATGCTTGACGCCGACGGCTACTTGTTTGGCACCACCGCCAACTTCGGCTACATGTCCGGAGCGCTCAAGCACTTCTTTGACACCGTCTACTACCCGAGCCTGGGCTACGTGGCGAGCCGCCCCTACGGCCTGTGGGTGCATGGCAACAACGACACTGTCGGCGCCGCGGCCGCCGTCGGCAAGCTCGCGACCGGGTTGTCGCTGACTCAGGTTGCAGACGTGCTCGAGGTCGTCGGCCCCATCGACGCCGCGGTCCGCGAACGGGCCCACGAATTGGGCGGCACGCTTGCCGCGACTCTCATGGAGTGA
- a CDS encoding class I adenylate-forming enzyme family protein, which yields MPAVIEISRGDNPFPVTGVSRDRNLIPRYDRLPATLLDMFAEQVDNRPYSEAIVELGGDRLTYRQLWQRASRVAGGLHADGVRPGDCVAVRYPAGINWVLAFWGIVMAGGVAVPVNTRSAQPEVEFVLSDAGARVDLAPEAALPDGQPYVTHQLRHADTAALFYTSGTTGHPKGVPTTHEAFLTNTENTIRCLGQPRDLGEELRTLISVPLFHVTGCNSQLLVAARLGGTAVIMPALNIDGLIAALPAERISFLVAVPAIYSLLVQHKGFAAADVSGVRWAGYGGAPIAPSLVHRMKNAFPQAAVFNGYGMTETASLMTALPDQDAVAHADSVGYAVPSVDLGVIPDGHDPGVGELVVRGANVTTGYWNRPQATSACIVDGWLHTGDMVRVDDVGRVHIIDRLKDVINRGGENISSVEVEAVLLAAPHVADACVLAVPDDVMGEKVGAVLFGGTEQIDVTAVLDHCRGQLADFKVPQYVAVVDSALPRNAGGKLLKGKLRGQVVWGPARR from the coding sequence ATGCCCGCTGTCATTGAAATCTCCCGTGGCGACAACCCATTCCCGGTGACGGGAGTTTCCCGCGACCGCAACCTCATCCCGCGCTACGACCGGTTGCCCGCGACGCTGCTGGACATGTTTGCCGAGCAGGTCGACAACCGCCCATACAGCGAGGCCATAGTCGAATTGGGTGGCGACCGGTTGACCTACCGGCAATTGTGGCAGCGTGCTTCACGAGTCGCCGGAGGGCTGCACGCGGACGGCGTGAGACCGGGTGACTGCGTCGCGGTGCGTTACCCCGCGGGAATCAATTGGGTGCTGGCGTTTTGGGGCATCGTGATGGCCGGCGGCGTTGCGGTACCGGTCAATACCCGATCGGCGCAGCCTGAAGTCGAGTTCGTGTTGTCCGACGCGGGTGCCCGGGTGGATCTGGCACCGGAGGCCGCGTTGCCCGACGGCCAACCGTACGTGACCCATCAGCTCCGTCACGCTGACACCGCCGCGCTGTTCTACACCTCGGGTACCACCGGTCACCCCAAGGGTGTGCCGACCACCCACGAGGCTTTCCTGACCAACACCGAGAACACGATCCGATGTCTCGGTCAGCCAAGGGATCTCGGTGAGGAGCTGCGTACGTTGATCTCGGTGCCGCTGTTCCATGTGACCGGCTGCAACTCGCAGCTGTTGGTGGCCGCACGTCTTGGAGGGACGGCGGTGATCATGCCGGCATTGAATATCGACGGGTTGATCGCCGCGCTGCCCGCAGAGCGCATCTCGTTCCTGGTTGCCGTCCCCGCGATCTACTCGTTATTGGTGCAGCACAAGGGCTTTGCGGCCGCAGATGTCTCCGGCGTGCGCTGGGCAGGCTATGGCGGGGCACCGATCGCCCCGTCCCTGGTGCACCGAATGAAGAACGCCTTCCCGCAGGCCGCAGTGTTCAACGGGTACGGCATGACCGAGACCGCTTCGCTGATGACCGCCCTGCCTGACCAGGATGCCGTGGCGCATGCCGATTCGGTGGGGTATGCGGTCCCCTCGGTGGATCTAGGTGTGATCCCTGACGGTCACGACCCGGGTGTGGGCGAGTTGGTGGTGCGCGGCGCCAATGTGACGACCGGCTACTGGAACCGGCCGCAGGCCACCTCGGCCTGCATCGTGGACGGCTGGTTGCACACCGGCGACATGGTTCGGGTCGACGACGTGGGTCGGGTGCACATCATCGATCGGCTCAAGGACGTCATCAACCGGGGCGGCGAGAACATCTCCAGCGTCGAGGTCGAGGCGGTGCTGCTGGCGGCTCCCCATGTCGCGGACGCCTGCGTGTTGGCGGTGCCCGACGACGTCATGGGAGAGAAGGTCGGCGCGGTGCTATTCGGCGGCACCGAGCAGATCGACGTGACGGCGGTGCTCGACCACTGTCGGGGGCAGCTTGCCGACTTCAAGGTGCCGCAATATGTCGCCGTAGTCGACAGCGCGTTGCCGCGTAACGCCGGCGGCAAACTGCTCAAGGGCAAGCTTCGCGGGCAGGTGGTGTGGGGTCCGGCCCGGCGATGA
- a CDS encoding PPE family protein, SVP subgroup, with translation MSFLTTQPEELAAAAAKLETIGSAMNAQNAAVAAPTTTGVIPAAADEVSMLQASQFAAYGTLYQQVSTEAAAMYAMFVNTLGVSAGTYATTEAANSSAAASPLSAISSLVGATPTIPTWLDDLSNILDVGIGNWASAASDLLGMAGGGLLSAAPSAPADAAAAVAPAAAVAPAAAAAAGLGEAPIAAMGQASMVGALAVPPSWAGVVTPVASTGAATVQSVGWTAAAPQAAPVSAMPGMPGLASGTRNSVSFGVPRYGAKPIVMPKPETV, from the coding sequence ATGTCATTCCTGACCACGCAGCCTGAAGAATTGGCCGCTGCGGCGGCCAAACTGGAGACAATCGGGTCAGCGATGAACGCTCAAAACGCCGCGGTAGCAGCCCCGACAACCACTGGCGTGATTCCCGCTGCCGCTGACGAGGTATCGATGCTGCAGGCGTCGCAATTTGCCGCTTACGGCACCCTCTACCAGCAGGTCAGCACCGAAGCCGCGGCCATGTACGCGATGTTCGTGAATACCTTGGGGGTCAGCGCCGGGACCTATGCAACCACCGAGGCCGCGAACTCGTCGGCGGCCGCTTCACCGCTTTCGGCTATCTCGAGCCTTGTCGGCGCGACGCCGACAATCCCCACTTGGCTGGACGATCTTTCCAACATCCTCGACGTCGGGATCGGGAACTGGGCTTCCGCCGCATCCGATCTGCTCGGGATGGCCGGTGGCGGCCTTCTTTCTGCTGCGCCGTCCGCACCAGCTGACGCGGCCGCAGCGGTCGCACCGGCCGCGGCCGTAGCACCAGCCGCGGCGGCCGCAGCGGGCCTCGGCGAGGCCCCGATCGCGGCCATGGGCCAGGCCTCCATGGTCGGCGCATTGGCGGTGCCACCCAGCTGGGCTGGAGTGGTGACTCCGGTGGCAAGCACTGGCGCTGCGACGGTGCAGAGCGTGGGCTGGACCGCTGCCGCGCCGCAAGCCGCGCCGGTGTCAGCGATGCCCGGGATGCCGGGGTTGGCCTCGGGCACCCGCAACAGCGTGAGCTTTGGGGTGCCGCGTTACGGCGCCAAGCCCATCGTGATGCCAAAACCGGAGACCGTTTAG
- a CDS encoding PPE family protein, which produces MDFGALPPEINSARMYAGPGAAPMMTAAAAWNGVAAELSTTAAAFESVIAELTGEQWLGPASLSMAAAAQPFVAWLTYTGEAAAHAASQAMASAAAFEAAFAMTVPPPMVAANRALLAVLVATNALGQNTPAIMATQAQYHEMWVQDALAMYGYAAASATAGTLNPLTSPSQMTNPTGLAGQAAAIGAAASSTVQQVGLGNLINNLPNAVMGLASPVTSTAATELSGIIQDIPDILDFPFVQNTINGVVNTAAWFVMNAIPTAVSLEHTLAPAATVADVAPAAAGAADLVNTVTPTGVAAGLGEASAVGGLSVPASWSTAAPALTSGTSVLEGSGWAVPAEAESMAAMPGMPGMAAAAKGGAGVAAGPRYGFKPIVMPKQVVV; this is translated from the coding sequence ATGGACTTCGGAGCTTTACCCCCAGAGATCAACTCGGCACGCATGTATGCCGGTCCGGGTGCGGCACCGATGATGACCGCCGCCGCGGCCTGGAACGGTGTAGCAGCCGAGTTAAGCACTACGGCAGCCGCTTTCGAGTCGGTGATCGCGGAGCTGACCGGCGAGCAATGGCTGGGCCCCGCGTCGCTATCGATGGCCGCCGCCGCTCAGCCGTTTGTGGCCTGGTTGACCTACACCGGTGAGGCCGCAGCACATGCAGCCTCCCAGGCGATGGCATCCGCGGCCGCTTTTGAGGCGGCGTTTGCGATGACGGTGCCACCACCGATGGTCGCTGCTAACCGGGCTCTGTTAGCGGTCCTCGTGGCGACGAACGCGCTGGGCCAAAACACACCGGCAATCATGGCGACCCAGGCCCAATATCATGAGATGTGGGTGCAAGACGCCTTGGCTATGTACGGCTACGCTGCCGCCTCGGCGACCGCCGGGACGCTTAACCCATTGACCTCGCCGTCGCAGATGACCAACCCGACCGGGCTAGCCGGCCAGGCCGCCGCGATCGGTGCCGCGGCGTCGAGCACCGTCCAGCAGGTCGGCCTGGGGAACCTGATCAACAATTTGCCCAACGCGGTCATGGGACTTGCCTCCCCGGTCACGTCGACCGCCGCGACGGAGCTGAGCGGAATTATTCAGGACATCCCAGACATTCTCGACTTTCCGTTCGTGCAAAATACCATCAACGGCGTGGTCAACACCGCGGCGTGGTTCGTGATGAATGCCATCCCCACCGCGGTGAGCCTTGAACACACTCTCGCTCCGGCCGCAACTGTCGCCGATGTTGCTCCGGCCGCCGCGGGAGCAGCGGATTTGGTAAACACGGTGACGCCGACGGGCGTCGCTGCGGGTCTGGGTGAGGCGTCCGCGGTCGGTGGCTTGTCGGTGCCGGCGAGTTGGTCCACCGCTGCCCCGGCATTGACGTCAGGCACGTCGGTGTTGGAGGGCTCGGGCTGGGCCGTTCCGGCGGAAGCCGAGTCGATGGCAGCGATGCCCGGGATGCCGGGGATGGCTGCGGCAGCCAAGGGCGGTGCCGGTGTCGCCGCTGGGCCCCGATACGGCTTCAAGCCGATCGTGATGCCTAAGCAGGTCGTCGTCTGA
- a CDS encoding PE-PGRS family protein: protein MKPLAVAGVVAVAMAVAPTAAADVFAASPATTTTITHFVPMDDPGGGGCDNNGNCGSGGQNGGPGGGPGGQGCIPNVGCGAGGVNAGPGGVPGGYGCLPGVGCGSGHG from the coding sequence ATGAAACCACTGGCAGTGGCCGGGGTTGTTGCCGTGGCGATGGCCGTCGCACCAACGGCCGCAGCCGACGTTTTCGCTGCTAGCCCCGCGACCACTACCACGATCACTCATTTTGTTCCCATGGACGATCCGGGCGGAGGTGGCTGCGACAACAACGGCAACTGCGGCTCCGGAGGCCAAAACGGAGGCCCCGGCGGCGGTCCGGGCGGCCAAGGCTGTATCCCCAATGTCGGGTGCGGCGCCGGAGGAGTAAACGCGGGACCGGGTGGCGTCCCAGGCGGTTACGGATGCCTGCCGGGCGTCGGCTGCGGTTCCGGGCACGGGTAA
- a CDS encoding SDR family oxidoreductase, whose amino-acid sequence MTSLDLTGRTAIITGASRGIGLAIAQQLAAAGANVVLTARKQEAAEAAAAQVGDGALGVGAHAVDEDAARHCVERTLQRFGSVDILVNNAGTNPAYGPLIEQDHARFAKIFDVNLWAPLLWTSLVVKAWMGEHGGAVVNTGSVGGLHQSPAMGMYNATKAALIHVTKQLALELSPGIRVNAICPGVVRTRLAEALWKDHEDPLAATIALGRIGEPIDVAGAVVFLVSDAASWITGETMVVDGGLLLGNAQGFRTQPQAQQ is encoded by the coding sequence ATGACCTCACTGGATCTGACCGGTCGTACCGCCATAATCACCGGCGCGTCGCGCGGCATCGGGCTGGCGATCGCCCAACAGCTCGCGGCCGCCGGCGCCAATGTGGTGCTCACCGCCCGCAAGCAAGAGGCGGCGGAGGCGGCCGCGGCACAGGTCGGTGATGGGGCGCTGGGCGTTGGCGCTCACGCGGTCGACGAGGATGCCGCGCGACACTGCGTCGAGCGCACGCTGCAGCGCTTCGGCAGTGTCGACATCTTGGTCAACAACGCGGGAACCAACCCTGCGTATGGTCCGCTGATCGAGCAGGACCACGCGCGGTTCGCCAAGATTTTCGATGTCAACCTGTGGGCTCCGCTGCTGTGGACCTCGCTCGTCGTCAAAGCATGGATGGGTGAACATGGCGGTGCGGTGGTCAATACCGGCTCCGTCGGCGGCCTGCACCAATCGCCGGCCATGGGGATGTACAACGCCACCAAGGCCGCACTGATCCATGTCACCAAGCAATTGGCGTTGGAACTCTCGCCGGGCATCCGGGTCAATGCGATCTGCCCAGGCGTCGTTCGTACCAGGCTGGCCGAGGCGCTCTGGAAAGACCACGAGGATCCGCTTGCGGCGACCATCGCGCTCGGAAGAATTGGTGAGCCCATTGATGTCGCGGGCGCGGTTGTCTTCCTCGTTTCGGACGCGGCGAGCTGGATCACCGGCGAGACGATGGTCGTCGACGGCGGTCTGCTGCTCGGCAACGCACAGGGATTCCGCACTCAACCGCAAGCCCAGCAATGA